In the genome of Pseudarthrobacter sp. IC2-21, one region contains:
- a CDS encoding PLP-dependent aminotransferase family protein, giving the protein MSTSLNASALVRLLGPWNTRAGPAYRELADVVRLLIMDGRIPLDAALPSERALAQALGVSRTTVTAAYAGLREQGFLSAGQGSRGRTGIPHRTVPVSSPGVAVPDGILDLAHASLPATGEVVHRAFADALKNLPALLPGFGYDALGFPPLREAIAERYTAAGVPTTAGQILVTSGAQHALNIVLQTIAGRNHKVLVDHPTYPNALDAIRASGSRVVPVPLPPATVGVADAGPGWDMDLLETTLQEQRPAMAYLVPDFHNPTGRLMSDLQRRRLARAAAAAGTVLVVDETLRALNLDGGTTSPLAAFSPAVVSIGSLSKSHWAGLRTGWIRAEEGLLGRFIATRTTMDLGGAAVEQLAATGLVRSFDQPLGARLALLRENRAFLLDLLAEHLPGWQPERPAGGLAVWCRLPTASSTALTVIAPEFGIRLAAGPRFGAGGAFEQYMRVPFTLPPAQLSTAVLALRAAQDRLDAAPQLRRTLKHAPDVAIA; this is encoded by the coding sequence ATGTCGACGTCCCTGAACGCCTCCGCACTCGTCCGGCTGCTGGGACCCTGGAACACCCGCGCGGGGCCCGCCTACCGGGAACTTGCCGACGTCGTCCGTCTTTTGATCATGGACGGCCGCATCCCGCTCGACGCCGCGCTGCCCAGCGAGCGCGCACTGGCCCAGGCCCTGGGCGTGAGCCGCACCACCGTGACGGCCGCCTATGCCGGACTGCGGGAGCAAGGGTTCCTCAGCGCGGGCCAGGGCAGCCGCGGGCGGACCGGCATCCCGCACCGGACCGTGCCCGTCAGCTCACCGGGGGTTGCTGTCCCGGACGGGATCCTGGACCTGGCGCACGCCTCGCTCCCGGCCACCGGGGAGGTGGTGCACCGGGCCTTCGCGGATGCCCTGAAGAATCTGCCCGCGCTGTTGCCCGGCTTCGGCTACGACGCCCTAGGTTTCCCGCCGCTCCGGGAGGCCATTGCCGAGCGGTATACGGCTGCCGGCGTGCCCACCACCGCCGGGCAGATCCTGGTCACCTCGGGCGCGCAGCATGCACTGAACATTGTGTTGCAGACCATAGCCGGCCGGAACCACAAAGTCCTGGTGGACCACCCCACCTACCCCAACGCACTCGATGCCATCCGCGCCTCCGGCTCCCGGGTGGTTCCCGTTCCGCTGCCGCCGGCAACGGTTGGGGTTGCGGATGCGGGCCCGGGCTGGGACATGGACCTGCTGGAGACCACCCTTCAGGAACAACGTCCCGCCATGGCCTACCTGGTGCCGGACTTCCACAATCCCACGGGCCGGCTGATGTCCGATCTCCAGCGTCGCCGCCTGGCGCGCGCGGCCGCGGCGGCCGGGACAGTGCTGGTGGTGGATGAGACCCTGCGGGCGTTAAACCTCGACGGCGGGACCACCTCGCCGCTGGCAGCGTTCAGTCCCGCCGTGGTATCCATCGGATCACTCAGCAAATCGCACTGGGCCGGGCTGCGGACCGGGTGGATCCGCGCCGAGGAGGGACTGCTTGGCCGCTTCATCGCCACCCGGACCACCATGGATCTGGGCGGGGCCGCCGTCGAACAGCTGGCGGCGACGGGGTTGGTCCGCTCCTTCGACCAGCCACTCGGGGCCCGGCTCGCCCTACTGCGCGAGAACCGGGCCTTCCTGCTGGACCTGCTGGCCGAACATCTGCCGGGCTGGCAGCCGGAGCGGCCGGCCGGTGGCCTCGCGGTGTGGTGCCGGCTGCCCACAGCCTCGAGCACCGCGCTGACCGTCATCGCGCCCGAGTTCGGCATCCGTCTGGCCGCAGGGCCGCGCTTCGGCGCCGGCGGGGCCTTTGAGCAGTACATGCGGGTGCCGTTTACCCTGCCGCCGGCCCAACTCTCGACGGCGGTTCTGGCCCTGCGGGCCGCCCAGGACAGGCTGGATGCCGCCCCGCAACTCCGCCGGACCCTAAAGCACGCTCCGGACGTGGCCATCGCCTGA
- a CDS encoding DNA-formamidopyrimidine glycosylase family protein has protein sequence MPEGDSVWRAAAQLHQALAGQTLTASDFRVPRFATLNLAGWTVTEVVPRGKHLLMRVQGPGGDGPGGDGPGDQGSGRRLTIHSHLKMEGTWQVYPPGGRWRKPGFTARCVLRTAAADAVGFSLGIVEVVRTADEDTIVGYLGPDLLGPGWDLDEAEQRILAAPEVPIGVALLDQRNLAGIGNIYRCEACFLSGVHPATPVSAVGDLRTLMTDAKQLLEANLGPGRRVTILNPHGMPVGRMAGRPGYWVYRREHQPCLKCGTPIRRGVLGKLNGEEERDIYFCPKCQPLADPPQAG, from the coding sequence GTGCCTGAGGGCGATTCGGTCTGGCGCGCCGCCGCCCAGCTGCACCAGGCCCTGGCCGGGCAGACACTTACCGCGTCGGATTTCCGCGTACCCCGGTTTGCCACCCTGAACCTGGCCGGCTGGACCGTGACCGAAGTGGTGCCACGCGGGAAACACCTCCTGATGCGTGTGCAGGGGCCGGGCGGAGACGGGCCCGGCGGAGACGGTCCGGGGGATCAGGGATCAGGGCGCAGACTCACCATCCATTCCCATCTGAAAATGGAAGGCACCTGGCAGGTCTATCCCCCGGGCGGACGGTGGCGCAAGCCGGGATTCACGGCACGGTGCGTGCTCCGCACTGCCGCGGCGGACGCCGTCGGCTTTTCTTTAGGGATCGTCGAGGTGGTTCGCACCGCGGACGAGGACACAATCGTGGGTTATCTGGGGCCGGATCTGCTCGGCCCGGGCTGGGACCTGGACGAAGCAGAACAGCGGATCCTCGCGGCGCCCGAGGTCCCCATCGGCGTTGCCCTTCTGGATCAGCGCAACCTGGCCGGGATCGGCAACATTTACCGCTGCGAGGCCTGCTTCCTCTCGGGGGTTCACCCGGCCACACCGGTTTCCGCCGTCGGCGACCTCCGGACCCTCATGACAGACGCCAAACAACTGCTGGAGGCAAACCTCGGCCCCGGCCGCCGGGTCACGATCCTCAATCCCCACGGGATGCCCGTGGGACGAATGGCCGGCCGGCCGGGCTACTGGGTCTACCGTCGCGAACACCAGCCCTGCCTCAAATGCGGCACACCCATTCGCCGGGGCGTGCTGGGCAAGCTCAACGGTGAGGAAGAACGGGACATCTACTTCTGCCCGAAATGCCAGCCGTTGGCGGACCCGCCGCAGGCGGGTTAG
- a CDS encoding DNA glycosylase AlkZ-like family protein, giving the protein MQDQQPPAAAPDAYAGTSMGRFSRPTRDWFLGAFSEPTPAQDGAWNAISSGSHALVVAPTGSGKTLAAFLWALDRLLVSAPAPAVELPGLEGVQGKGKRQRAPKRKTRVLYISPLKALGVDVERNLRAPLIGITQTAKRLALPAPLITVGVRSGDTTTADRRSLLSNPPDILITTPESLFLMLTSKARETLTEVDTIIVDEVHAVAGTKRGAHLAVSLERLDALLPKPAQRIGLSATVEPRELVAQFLAGSAPVEIVAPPSRKTWDLTVSVPVEDMSDLQGAAGAFDSGPASGLQPQASIWPHVEEKIVDLVLANQSTIVFANSRRLAERLTARLNEIYAERQLVTAGGGWDSAGAGEAGPGLPAVPASTVTPAHMMAQAGSTAGADPLLARAHHGSVSKDQRAIIEDDLKSGRLRCVVATSSLELGIDMGAVDLVVQVESPPSVASGLQRVGRAGHQVGEISQGVLFPKHRADLVHTAITVERMLEGKIERLFVPANPLDILAQQTVAATALGSIDVEEWFATVRRSAPFASLPRSAFEATLDLLAGRYPSDEFAELRPRIIWDRNAGTIEGRPGAQRLAVTSGGTIPDRGLFGVYIIGTEVEGSVSPSGDGKASTPSPAKGGRRVGELDEEMVYESRVGDIFALGATSWKIEDITHDRVLVSPAFGQPGKLPFWKGDSLGRPVDLGRALGAFVRELSASDVGPATERCTASGLDTFAANNLIQYLSEQKLATEVVPSDTTLVVERFHDELGDWRVILHSPFGMPVHAPWALAVGQRLHQRYGLDGSAMAADDGIVLRVPMMEDEPPGAELFLFDPEELEQIVTAEVGGSALFASRFRECAARALLLPRQTPGKRQPLWQQRQRSAQLLDVARKYPTFPIVLETVRECLQDVYDLPALKDIAASVERRELRIVETTTQQPSPFAKSLLFGYVAQFLYEGDSPLAERRAAALALDSTLLNELLGRVELRELLDAKVIDATELELQRLAPDRRARGMEGVADLLRLLGPLSPEEIAARLDPGVGPATSGVAEAAPLVEPAKTQPDAAVVEVPHAGTALAAEHLAVLQRANRAIKVNIGGYERFAAVEDAARLRDAIGVPLPMGVPLAFIEPVADPLGDLVSRYARTHGPFTAMEAAARLGLGVAVVATALKRLAADGRVVEGEFRPHVTPPEPPALESEGQSKPLPQEQHPEHQTAATGSEWCDADVLRKLRRRSLAALRAEVEPVDAAAYGRFLPAWQHVRTPGSGRGQPSLRGLDGIVTAIDQLSGVPIPASAWEPLVLASRVSNYQPAMLDELMAAGEVLWSGAGSLPGNDGWVSMHLADSADLTLNPAIEYQPGDAQQRLLDHLRNNGGGYFFRQLTDVAGGMDAVLSDQDVVGALWDLAWAGRITGDTFAPVRALIAGGHTAHRQVARAPRARAPRLSRLGRSHGTGLLGSAGLGVPGSGGRYGSVGGAAATPPLAAGRWSALPLPELDATIHARATAELLLDRYGVVTRGSVMAEQILGGFGLMYKVLARLEEAGRCRRGYFIEHLGAAQFAVPATVDRLRSYSEDSQLAKPEPVALALAATDPANPYGAALAWPALNEEAGTGHRPGRKAGALVVLVDGALVLYVERGGKTLLAFNDDEAILAAAGAALAGVVTRGAVDKLIMEKVNGHDILDTAVARALAAAGAYSTPKGLRIRA; this is encoded by the coding sequence ATGCAGGATCAGCAGCCGCCGGCAGCGGCCCCGGACGCCTATGCCGGCACCTCCATGGGCCGGTTCAGCAGGCCCACCCGGGATTGGTTCCTAGGCGCTTTTTCTGAGCCAACGCCTGCCCAGGACGGAGCCTGGAACGCCATCTCGTCCGGCTCCCATGCCCTGGTGGTGGCGCCCACCGGTTCGGGGAAGACCCTCGCCGCGTTCCTCTGGGCCTTGGACCGGCTGCTCGTTTCGGCTCCCGCTCCCGCCGTTGAGCTGCCGGGGCTCGAAGGCGTGCAGGGCAAAGGAAAGCGGCAGCGGGCACCAAAGCGCAAGACCCGGGTCCTGTACATCTCACCGTTGAAGGCCCTCGGCGTGGACGTGGAGCGGAACCTGCGCGCGCCGCTGATCGGGATCACCCAGACGGCCAAGCGGCTTGCGCTGCCTGCCCCGCTCATCACCGTGGGGGTCAGGTCCGGCGACACCACCACCGCTGACCGCCGCTCGCTACTCAGCAACCCGCCGGACATCCTCATCACCACGCCGGAATCGCTGTTCCTGATGCTTACGTCCAAGGCAAGGGAGACCCTCACCGAGGTGGACACCATCATCGTCGACGAGGTTCACGCCGTGGCGGGCACCAAGCGGGGAGCCCACCTGGCGGTGTCCCTGGAACGGCTCGACGCCCTGCTGCCCAAACCCGCCCAGCGGATTGGCCTGTCCGCAACAGTGGAACCGCGGGAGCTCGTGGCCCAGTTCCTGGCCGGCTCCGCGCCGGTGGAAATCGTAGCGCCGCCGTCGCGAAAGACCTGGGACCTGACAGTGTCCGTGCCGGTGGAGGACATGTCAGACCTTCAGGGCGCGGCCGGTGCCTTCGATTCCGGGCCGGCTTCGGGGCTGCAGCCGCAGGCCTCGATCTGGCCGCATGTTGAGGAAAAAATCGTTGACCTGGTACTGGCCAACCAGTCCACCATCGTGTTTGCCAATTCCCGCCGCCTTGCGGAGCGGCTTACTGCCAGGCTCAACGAGATCTATGCCGAACGCCAGCTCGTGACGGCCGGCGGCGGGTGGGATTCGGCGGGTGCCGGTGAGGCCGGGCCCGGCCTGCCGGCTGTCCCCGCGTCCACCGTCACGCCGGCCCACATGATGGCGCAGGCCGGCAGCACTGCAGGGGCGGATCCCTTGCTGGCCCGCGCACACCACGGGTCAGTTTCGAAGGATCAGCGGGCCATCATCGAGGACGACCTGAAGTCGGGCCGCCTACGCTGCGTTGTGGCCACTTCCTCCCTGGAGCTGGGCATCGACATGGGCGCCGTGGACCTGGTGGTGCAGGTGGAGTCCCCGCCGTCGGTGGCCAGCGGGCTGCAGCGCGTGGGCCGGGCCGGCCACCAGGTGGGCGAAATCTCCCAGGGTGTGCTCTTTCCCAAACACCGCGCGGACCTGGTCCACACCGCCATCACCGTGGAGCGGATGCTCGAGGGAAAGATCGAGCGGCTCTTTGTCCCCGCAAACCCCCTGGATATCCTGGCGCAGCAGACCGTGGCCGCCACCGCCCTGGGCAGCATTGACGTGGAGGAATGGTTCGCCACGGTCCGGCGGTCAGCTCCCTTCGCGTCCCTCCCCCGTTCTGCGTTCGAGGCAACCCTTGATCTCCTGGCCGGCCGCTACCCCTCCGATGAATTCGCCGAACTGCGGCCGCGGATCATCTGGGACCGCAACGCGGGCACCATCGAAGGCCGGCCCGGCGCCCAGCGTCTGGCCGTCACCTCCGGCGGGACCATCCCGGACCGGGGGCTGTTCGGCGTCTACATCATCGGCACCGAGGTTGAAGGCTCAGTCTCTCCCTCCGGTGACGGCAAGGCGTCCACTCCCTCGCCGGCCAAGGGCGGGCGCCGGGTGGGCGAACTGGACGAAGAGATGGTCTACGAGTCCCGGGTGGGTGACATTTTTGCCCTCGGTGCCACGAGCTGGAAGATCGAGGACATCACCCACGACCGCGTCCTGGTCTCCCCCGCCTTCGGGCAGCCGGGCAAGCTCCCGTTTTGGAAGGGCGACTCGCTGGGCAGGCCGGTGGACCTGGGCCGCGCCCTGGGCGCGTTTGTCCGCGAGCTCTCCGCGTCCGACGTCGGCCCTGCCACCGAACGCTGTACGGCCAGCGGGCTGGATACGTTCGCCGCGAACAACCTCATCCAATACTTGAGTGAGCAGAAGCTGGCCACCGAGGTGGTCCCCAGCGACACCACGCTGGTGGTGGAACGGTTCCACGACGAACTGGGTGACTGGCGGGTCATTCTCCACAGCCCGTTCGGCATGCCCGTGCACGCGCCGTGGGCGCTCGCCGTCGGGCAGCGGCTCCACCAGCGGTACGGCCTGGACGGCTCCGCGATGGCCGCGGATGACGGCATCGTGCTGCGCGTTCCCATGATGGAGGACGAACCGCCCGGGGCGGAGCTGTTCCTCTTCGATCCCGAGGAACTTGAGCAGATTGTCACCGCGGAAGTAGGAGGCAGCGCCCTGTTTGCCTCCAGATTCCGGGAGTGCGCGGCGCGTGCCCTGTTGTTGCCCCGCCAGACGCCGGGCAAGCGCCAGCCGTTGTGGCAGCAGCGGCAGCGCTCGGCGCAGCTGCTGGACGTCGCGCGGAAATACCCCACGTTCCCCATCGTGCTGGAAACTGTTCGCGAGTGTCTTCAGGACGTATACGACCTCCCGGCGCTGAAGGACATCGCCGCCTCGGTGGAGCGCCGCGAATTGAGGATCGTCGAGACCACCACCCAACAGCCGTCGCCGTTCGCCAAGTCCTTGCTGTTCGGGTATGTGGCCCAGTTCCTGTATGAAGGCGACTCGCCGCTGGCCGAACGCCGCGCGGCAGCCCTGGCACTGGACTCGACCCTCCTGAATGAACTACTCGGGCGGGTGGAACTGCGTGAGTTGCTCGACGCGAAAGTCATCGACGCCACCGAACTCGAACTCCAGCGGCTTGCGCCGGACCGCCGGGCCCGCGGCATGGAAGGTGTGGCGGACCTGCTGCGGCTGCTGGGCCCGCTGTCTCCTGAGGAAATCGCCGCCCGGCTGGACCCTGGAGTTGGACCGGCCACCAGCGGGGTGGCTGAGGCGGCCCCACTGGTGGAGCCGGCCAAAACCCAGCCGGACGCCGCGGTGGTTGAAGTCCCCCATGCCGGCACCGCCCTCGCTGCCGAGCACCTCGCCGTACTGCAACGGGCCAACCGCGCCATCAAGGTCAACATCGGCGGCTATGAGCGGTTTGCCGCGGTGGAAGATGCAGCCCGGCTCCGGGATGCGATCGGTGTGCCGCTGCCCATGGGTGTGCCGCTGGCTTTTATCGAACCCGTCGCTGACCCGCTCGGCGATCTGGTCTCCCGCTATGCCCGCACGCACGGGCCCTTCACGGCGATGGAAGCCGCTGCCCGGCTGGGCCTCGGCGTCGCCGTAGTTGCCACCGCGCTCAAGCGGCTCGCCGCCGACGGCCGCGTCGTGGAGGGCGAGTTCCGGCCACACGTGACACCGCCGGAACCTCCCGCGCTGGAATCCGAAGGGCAGTCCAAGCCGCTCCCGCAGGAACAGCATCCGGAACACCAGACGGCCGCTACCGGCAGCGAATGGTGCGATGCAGATGTGCTCCGCAAGCTCCGGCGTCGCTCGCTGGCAGCACTGCGCGCCGAAGTGGAACCGGTGGATGCCGCGGCCTACGGGCGTTTCCTTCCCGCCTGGCAGCACGTCCGCACACCGGGTTCCGGGCGCGGGCAGCCGTCCTTGCGCGGACTGGACGGGATTGTCACCGCCATCGACCAGCTGTCCGGCGTGCCCATTCCCGCTTCGGCATGGGAGCCGTTGGTGCTGGCCAGCCGGGTTTCCAACTACCAGCCCGCCATGCTGGACGAACTCATGGCCGCCGGCGAGGTCCTCTGGTCCGGTGCCGGCTCGCTCCCCGGCAATGACGGCTGGGTGAGCATGCACCTGGCCGATTCCGCCGACCTGACGCTGAACCCCGCCATCGAGTACCAGCCGGGGGATGCCCAGCAGCGGCTGCTCGACCATCTCCGGAACAACGGCGGTGGCTATTTCTTCCGCCAGCTCACGGACGTTGCAGGCGGCATGGACGCCGTCCTGAGCGACCAGGACGTGGTTGGCGCTTTGTGGGACCTGGCCTGGGCCGGCCGCATCACCGGGGACACTTTCGCGCCGGTCCGCGCGCTCATCGCCGGTGGCCACACCGCCCACCGGCAGGTCGCACGGGCACCCCGGGCGCGTGCACCCCGGCTGAGCAGGCTGGGGCGCTCCCACGGCACCGGCCTGCTGGGATCTGCGGGGCTGGGCGTGCCGGGCTCCGGCGGCCGGTACGGCTCCGTGGGCGGTGCGGCGGCCACGCCGCCGCTGGCTGCAGGACGGTGGTCCGCGCTTCCTTTGCCCGAGCTGGATGCCACCATCCACGCACGGGCCACTGCGGAGTTGCTGCTGGACCGTTACGGCGTCGTCACGCGCGGATCGGTGATGGCGGAGCAGATCCTGGGCGGTTTTGGCCTGATGTACAAAGTGCTCGCCAGACTGGAGGAGGCGGGCCGGTGCCGCCGCGGGTACTTCATCGAACACCTCGGCGCTGCCCAGTTCGCCGTCCCGGCCACCGTGGACAGGCTGCGGTCCTACTCCGAGGACAGCCAGTTGGCGAAACCGGAGCCCGTTGCGCTGGCGCTGGCCGCCACGGACCCGGCCAATCCGTATGGTGCCGCCCTGGCGTGGCCCGCCCTTAACGAGGAAGCCGGTACCGGCCACCGGCCGGGCCGGAAAGCCGGTGCCCTGGTGGTGCTCGTGGACGGCGCCCTTGTCCTCTACGTGGAGCGGGGCGGCAAGACGCTGCTGGCCTTCAACGACGACGAAGCCATCCTCGCAGCAGCAGGCGCCGCACTGGCGGGTGTGGTCACGCGGGGCGCCGTGGACAAGCTGATCATGGAGAAGGTCAACGGCCACGACATCCTGGACACCGCCGTGGCCAGGGCACTGGCTGCCGCCGGCGCCTATTCCACGCCTAAGGGGCTGAGGATCCGTGCCTGA